From one Herpetosiphon gulosus genomic stretch:
- a CDS encoding peptide ABC transporter substrate-binding protein: MLRSKRQLMSFALMLVLVVPILAACGGETTPTTAPATTAPATATTDTSSAATAEPTTAEATAEPTVAEATAEPQTGTAPDMDKTIIIGMTQSPDTLFGIESQSSATTQVLSAIQPACFTTLSYEYQPVCFTKLPSFEDGDAVTQTISVDSSYAGNIVIDDELITDTASLTEAVELEQVVVTWTLIDGMTWEDGTAITAADFVFAAELYQDPGIKNASRFVLDRTEKYEAKDDKTLVWYAAPGYTDATYFLNTFGPEPKHVLESQDPATIGGSDYASKPLAYGPYKIAENTPQESTKLVANETYWKKGFPLVGNVTFKYLTSEDQVLQQLESGEIDVVGSIGLTLANAPKLDELEAAGVLKGQYVPATVWEHMDFGVERNDGQPSVFADVKLRQAVAYAVNRKQIIDNVLFGKTVVMNTFLPADHWAYPPNGEGLEAYEYDVEKAKALLAEAGWTAGADGILEKDGTKLTVQFFTTENNQTRASVAQLIQEDLKAVGIDVQLNFVPATDVLFKNGEEGILSGRRFDLGLYAWVSGPEPSTALYLCEQVPTAENSYGGQNNTGWCNEAYDKPALASQSETDRAKRIPLVIEAQKVFNAELPTFPLYQRVNVGAYNVKVSGLDLNPTSQVDFWNIETWDVTE; this comes from the coding sequence ATGCTTCGATCAAAGCGCCAATTGATGAGCTTTGCGCTCATGTTGGTCCTTGTTGTTCCGATCCTTGCTGCTTGTGGTGGCGAAACAACCCCAACCACAGCCCCAGCAACGACTGCCCCAGCAACTGCAACTACAGATACTTCATCAGCAGCAACCGCTGAACCAACGACTGCTGAAGCAACCGCCGAACCAACCGTTGCTGAAGCAACCGCCGAACCACAAACTGGTACCGCTCCTGATATGGATAAAACCATCATCATCGGTATGACCCAATCGCCAGACACCTTGTTCGGCATTGAATCACAATCAAGCGCCACGACTCAAGTGTTGTCAGCGATTCAACCAGCTTGTTTCACCACCTTGAGCTACGAATATCAACCAGTTTGTTTCACCAAATTGCCAAGCTTCGAAGATGGCGATGCAGTGACCCAAACCATCTCAGTTGATAGCAGCTATGCTGGTAACATCGTGATCGACGATGAGTTGATCACCGATACCGCTAGCTTGACCGAAGCTGTTGAATTGGAACAAGTTGTTGTAACTTGGACCTTGATTGATGGTATGACTTGGGAAGATGGCACCGCCATCACCGCTGCCGACTTCGTGTTTGCTGCTGAATTGTACCAAGATCCAGGCATCAAGAACGCTAGCCGCTTCGTGCTTGACCGCACCGAAAAATACGAAGCCAAAGACGACAAAACCTTGGTATGGTACGCTGCACCTGGTTATACCGATGCAACCTACTTCTTGAACACCTTTGGGCCTGAACCAAAGCACGTTTTGGAAAGCCAAGACCCAGCAACCATTGGTGGTAGCGACTACGCTAGCAAGCCATTGGCTTACGGCCCATACAAAATTGCCGAAAACACCCCACAAGAAAGCACCAAGTTGGTTGCAAACGAAACCTACTGGAAAAAAGGTTTCCCTCTCGTTGGTAATGTTACCTTCAAGTATCTGACCAGCGAAGATCAAGTCTTGCAACAATTGGAAAGTGGCGAAATCGACGTAGTTGGTTCAATTGGTTTGACCTTGGCTAACGCTCCTAAGCTCGACGAACTCGAAGCTGCTGGCGTGCTCAAGGGCCAATATGTTCCAGCAACCGTGTGGGAACACATGGACTTCGGTGTCGAGCGCAACGACGGTCAACCATCAGTATTCGCTGATGTCAAGTTGCGCCAAGCTGTGGCTTACGCTGTCAACCGCAAGCAAATCATCGATAACGTCTTGTTCGGCAAGACCGTTGTGATGAACACCTTCTTGCCAGCCGACCACTGGGCTTATCCACCAAACGGCGAAGGCTTGGAAGCTTACGAATACGATGTTGAAAAAGCTAAGGCTCTCTTGGCCGAAGCTGGTTGGACTGCTGGCGCTGATGGTATTCTTGAAAAAGATGGTACCAAGCTCACGGTTCAATTCTTCACCACCGAAAACAACCAAACCCGTGCTTCAGTCGCCCAGTTGATCCAAGAAGACTTGAAAGCTGTCGGTATCGATGTTCAATTGAACTTCGTGCCAGCAACCGATGTCTTGTTCAAGAACGGCGAAGAAGGTATCTTGTCAGGCCGCCGCTTCGACTTAGGCTTGTACGCTTGGGTCAGTGGCCCAGAGCCTTCGACCGCTCTGTACCTCTGTGAGCAAGTACCAACCGCTGAAAACAGCTACGGTGGCCAAAACAACACCGGCTGGTGTAACGAAGCTTACGACAAGCCAGCGTTGGCCTCGCAATCAGAAACCGACCGCGCCAAGCGGATTCCTTTGGTCATCGAAGCTCAAAAGGTCTTCAATGCCGAATTGCCAACCTTCCCATTGTACCAACGCGTCAATGTTGGTGCTTACAACGTCAAGGTTAGCGGCTTGGACTTGAACCCAACCAGCCAAGTTGACTTCTGGAACATCGAAACCTGGGATGTTACTGAGTAA
- a CDS encoding ABC transporter permease, which produces MTVYLIRRLFQAMLVLLFSSAVIYSLFALAPGGPLDELRQNTDPKSRPSEEDIKRQAKLLGADKPWYLWYPTWLAGDTWMDKIGLEEYKGDRKGILRWDWGTSWKFQRNTPVLDIIGDKLPDTLWLMISSTLISLVLGIPLGVFSAVRQYSFFDYVLTTFSFIGLSLPAFWFGLLIIAVSLWFKRNGWFYFPAGDILALRNYEVPILGTVVAGSFLDRVMHLVMPVTVLSMLNLANWSRFMRASMLEVLSQDYVRTARAKGVKERVVIYKHAFRNALIPLITIIVFAIPGVFGGALFTETVFNYKALGFTFISALNLKDYPLAMAFLLISSILLVFATLLADILYTIVDPRIRLE; this is translated from the coding sequence ATGACCGTATATCTCATTCGGCGCTTGTTTCAAGCGATGCTCGTTCTCCTGTTCTCATCAGCAGTGATCTACTCGCTGTTTGCGTTGGCTCCTGGTGGTCCACTTGATGAGTTGCGCCAAAACACAGATCCCAAAAGCCGTCCGAGTGAAGAGGATATCAAACGCCAAGCAAAATTGCTTGGGGCTGATAAGCCTTGGTACTTGTGGTATCCAACTTGGTTAGCTGGCGATACCTGGATGGATAAAATTGGCCTTGAAGAATATAAAGGCGATCGCAAAGGGATTTTGCGCTGGGATTGGGGCACATCGTGGAAGTTCCAACGCAATACGCCAGTCTTGGACATTATTGGCGATAAACTCCCCGATACGCTTTGGCTGATGATTTCCTCAACCTTGATTTCGTTGGTGTTGGGGATTCCGTTGGGGGTCTTCTCGGCAGTTCGCCAATATTCATTCTTTGATTATGTGCTGACCACATTTAGCTTTATTGGCTTATCGCTGCCAGCCTTCTGGTTTGGTTTGTTGATTATTGCGGTATCGCTGTGGTTCAAGCGTAATGGCTGGTTCTACTTCCCTGCTGGCGATATTTTGGCCTTGCGCAACTACGAGGTACCAATCCTCGGTACAGTTGTGGCTGGCTCGTTCCTTGATCGCGTGATGCACCTTGTTATGCCAGTTACCGTGCTTTCAATGCTCAATTTGGCCAACTGGAGCCGCTTTATGCGGGCTAGTATGCTCGAAGTGTTGAGCCAAGATTATGTGCGAACGGCGCGAGCCAAAGGGGTTAAAGAACGGGTTGTGATCTACAAGCATGCTTTCCGCAATGCCTTGATTCCCTTGATCACGATTATCGTTTTTGCGATTCCTGGGGTTTTCGGTGGCGCATTGTTTACCGAAACAGTCTTTAATTATAAAGCGCTGGGCTTTACCTTTATTAGCGCTTTGAACCTCAAAGATTACCCTTTGGCAATGGCTTTCTTGCTGATCTCATCGATTTTGTTGGTCTTTGCCACCTTGCTTGCTGATATTCTGTATACGATTGTTGACCCACGAATCCGACTTGAGTAG
- a CDS encoding ABC transporter permease encodes MAVSTTQVEAREAKKEEYERPWLEILKRFTRHRFAVGSVVVLFLMISAVIIGPFLMPFGETDSAIVKKNQPPGTAYNLEKNLYYNGIGGEIRTPKGEQLTFWLGTDYNGRDLLTRLLYAGRVSLYIAVAVTLLSELIGIVVGVMSGYFGGVVDAFAMRFVDFLNTLPLLPILLIISTILKPTINVLIMILVFFSWTGGARLMRGQILSLREQEYVSASRALGASNLRIMFRHLVPNALAPNIVNASLALSGVMITEAALSFLGFGVQLPAASWGNMLKDVNTTVLEKYTWQAFFPGLAIFICSLCFNFIGDGLRDALDPRAKR; translated from the coding sequence ATGGCTGTTTCAACAACTCAAGTCGAGGCTCGCGAGGCAAAAAAAGAAGAATATGAGCGCCCATGGCTTGAGATTCTTAAGCGCTTTACGCGCCACCGCTTTGCAGTTGGAAGTGTCGTCGTTTTATTTTTGATGATTTCAGCAGTGATCATTGGTCCTTTCTTGATGCCATTCGGTGAAACCGATAGCGCGATTGTTAAGAAAAACCAACCACCAGGCACTGCCTATAATCTTGAGAAGAATCTTTATTATAATGGGATTGGCGGCGAAATTCGCACTCCAAAAGGTGAGCAACTAACCTTTTGGTTGGGAACCGATTATAATGGCCGCGATTTGCTGACCCGTTTGCTGTATGCTGGGCGGGTTTCGCTGTATATCGCCGTTGCCGTAACCCTCCTCAGCGAATTGATTGGGATTGTCGTTGGCGTGATGAGCGGCTACTTTGGCGGGGTGGTCGATGCCTTTGCAATGCGCTTTGTAGACTTCCTCAATACCTTGCCATTGCTGCCAATTCTCTTAATTATCTCGACTATTTTGAAGCCCACAATCAATGTGTTGATTATGATTCTGGTCTTCTTTAGTTGGACTGGCGGCGCACGCTTGATGCGCGGCCAAATTTTGAGCTTACGCGAACAAGAATATGTTTCGGCTTCGCGTGCTTTAGGTGCTTCTAACTTGCGGATTATGTTCCGCCACCTTGTGCCAAATGCCTTAGCCCCCAACATTGTTAATGCATCATTGGCCTTGAGCGGTGTGATGATCACCGAAGCTGCCCTAAGCTTCTTGGGCTTCGGGGTGCAATTACCCGCAGCATCTTGGGGTAATATGCTCAAAGATGTTAATACAACCGTCTTGGAAAAATATACGTGGCAAGCCTTCTTCCCGGGGCTGGCAATCTTTATTTGTTCATTGTGCTTCAATTTCATTGGCGATGGCTTGCGCGACGCTCTTGACCCACGCGCCAAACGCTAA
- a CDS encoding ABC transporter ATP-binding protein → MLVAQSDVLLKLKGVKTYFFTDEGTVHAVDGLDFQVRRGETLGIVGESGCGKSVTSMSILRLLGKTGKVIEGEIMFDGENLLDLSEEEMRKIRGNRISMIFQQPTTCLNPVFRIGEQIIEALQIHQGLSGEEGNKRTIELLTLVGLPDPVRRMRSFPHEISGGQAQRVMIAMALACNPELLIADEPTTALDVTIQAQILDLMRELREKVNTAIILITHDLGVVAEMAENVMVMYAGKAVEYAPVHALFEAPKHPYTQGLIASTPVLGNVRDELETIPGQVPSLLNPPAGCRFASRCAHRMDQCTQEEPPLIKLEGDRLVRCWLY, encoded by the coding sequence ATGCTTGTGGCTCAATCCGATGTTTTGTTGAAACTCAAGGGTGTCAAAACCTACTTTTTCACCGATGAAGGCACTGTCCATGCCGTCGATGGCCTCGATTTTCAGGTGCGTCGTGGCGAAACCTTGGGCATCGTCGGGGAATCGGGGTGTGGCAAAAGCGTAACGTCCATGTCGATCTTACGTTTGTTGGGCAAAACTGGTAAAGTCATCGAAGGTGAGATCATGTTCGATGGCGAGAATTTGCTCGACCTGAGTGAAGAAGAAATGCGCAAAATCCGTGGCAATCGGATTTCAATGATTTTCCAACAGCCAACGACCTGTCTGAATCCTGTTTTCCGGATCGGCGAACAGATTATCGAGGCCTTGCAAATTCACCAAGGGCTTTCGGGCGAGGAAGGCAATAAACGCACGATTGAGCTACTTACTCTAGTTGGTTTGCCCGACCCCGTGCGTCGGATGCGTTCGTTTCCCCACGAAATTTCTGGCGGTCAGGCCCAACGGGTGATGATCGCCATGGCCTTGGCATGTAACCCCGAATTGTTGATTGCCGATGAGCCAACTACTGCACTTGACGTAACGATTCAAGCCCAAATCTTGGATCTCATGCGCGAGTTGCGCGAAAAGGTTAATACTGCAATTATTTTGATTACCCACGATTTAGGGGTGGTGGCCGAAATGGCCGAAAATGTGATGGTGATGTATGCAGGTAAGGCGGTTGAATATGCGCCTGTCCATGCCTTGTTTGAAGCACCTAAACACCCCTATACCCAAGGCTTGATCGCTTCAACTCCGGTTTTGGGCAATGTGCGCGATGAATTAGAAACAATCCCTGGTCAAGTTCCGAGCTTGTTGAACCCGCCAGCAGGTTGTCGTTTTGCTTCACGCTGTGCCCATCGCATGGATCAATGTACTCAAGAAGAACCCCCGTTGATCAAGCTCGAAGGTGATCGACTGGTACGTTGCTGGTTGTACTAG
- a CDS encoding dipeptide ABC transporter ATP-binding protein, which produces MTVSNSTSENLLEVRNLKKYFPIKGGLLRRTVAQVKALDGVSFSIKKGETLGLVGESGCGKTTTGRTVLRLIPPSAGEVVFEGQDVLKASSGRMRTLRRDMQIVFQDPYASLNPRIPVGQSIAEGLKIHNIGTPKERLDQVAQVLERVGLNSGHMRRFPHEFSGGQRQRIGIARALVMQPKLIVCDEPVSALDVSIQAQVLNLLNDLQKDLGLTYLFIAHNLSVVEHISDRVGVMYLGRMVELSTRDQLFRKPMHPYTKALMSAIPLPDPTIKRDRIILEGDVPSPVNPPSGCRFHPRCWLAQDICKHDDPAFEEKEPGHFVACHFAQG; this is translated from the coding sequence ATGACTGTTTCCAACAGTACCAGTGAGAATTTGCTTGAGGTACGTAATCTCAAGAAATATTTTCCAATTAAGGGTGGTTTGTTGCGCCGCACGGTCGCCCAAGTTAAGGCGCTCGATGGCGTAAGTTTCAGCATCAAAAAGGGTGAAACGCTCGGCTTGGTCGGCGAATCAGGCTGTGGCAAAACTACTACTGGCCGCACGGTCTTGCGCTTGATTCCACCCTCGGCTGGCGAAGTGGTGTTTGAGGGCCAAGATGTGCTCAAAGCAAGCTCTGGCCGCATGCGAACGTTGCGCCGCGATATGCAGATTGTGTTTCAAGACCCCTATGCCTCACTCAACCCACGGATTCCAGTGGGCCAAAGTATTGCCGAAGGGTTGAAAATTCATAATATTGGTACGCCCAAAGAGCGGCTTGACCAAGTTGCCCAAGTGTTGGAGCGCGTAGGCCTTAATTCAGGCCACATGCGCCGCTTCCCCCACGAGTTCTCTGGTGGCCAACGCCAACGGATCGGGATTGCCCGCGCTTTGGTGATGCAGCCTAAATTGATCGTTTGTGATGAACCTGTTTCAGCGTTGGACGTGTCGATCCAAGCTCAGGTGCTCAACTTGTTGAACGATTTGCAAAAAGATTTGGGCCTAACGTATTTGTTTATTGCCCACAACTTGAGCGTCGTTGAACACATCAGCGATCGGGTAGGTGTGATGTATTTAGGGCGGATGGTCGAGCTTTCAACCCGCGATCAACTCTTCCGCAAACCAATGCACCCCTATACCAAAGCTTTGATGTCGGCGATTCCCTTGCCCGATCCAACCATCAAGCGCGACCGGATTATCTTGGAAGGCGATGTGCCCAGCCCAGTTAATCCGCCAAGTGGCTGCCGCTTCCACCCACGCTGCTGGCTGGCCCAAGATATTTGTAAACACGATGACCCAGCTTTTGAGGAAAAAGAGCCAGGCCACTTTGTCGCTTGTCACTTTGCTCAAGGTTAA
- a CDS encoding peptide ABC transporter substrate-binding protein has product MKLRFSLALLLCFSLIGCSVEGGAPVGQPTVQVQTPLPTTNPATSNLWTLGLTEEPVDLYPYSYAFRGAAPLIELLYPAPLTVVAEAYTTTGVLERVPSFENGDVQYITTTVNLDANGVITTTQTETITSVRQLTVTYRWNKNLQWEDGQPLTAADSVFAYNLLRGSASTAQLATQSDLTADYVALDQYTTRAYLPPERDDPNYLITVWTPLPAHLFEGQPSAKQVSDRLAQSPVGYGAYTLKAWTAGTQLEFVRREGQSEQLPSTIIARLYPDIAMMRDDVLSGRVDVAWTEGSLEQLALDLKTDVQSKTLQLLQAPNPIWEHIDMNLAVVALQDIRMRQAIAHGFDREAISTTLYGTPKAVLHSWLAAESWAFDPTTVVSYSFDPELSRQLLDQMNYLDTNGDGLRERPDGTPFQLTLTTSAQTPIRQRLSEQFVSDMQAIGIDIKVEALSTTDLYSQQGPLFGRRFELALFGWLRSVDPDGAVLWSCAAIPNQINGYSGDNFTGWCMDTADRAIRTATSSLDPAVRKAAYSEQQQIFTRELPVLPVITRQTTVLLAPNVRGVQPQPLAPITWNLSAWQR; this is encoded by the coding sequence ATGAAATTGCGTTTTAGCCTTGCGCTGTTGCTTTGTTTTAGCTTGATTGGTTGTAGTGTTGAAGGTGGCGCTCCAGTTGGTCAGCCAACTGTCCAAGTGCAAACTCCCTTGCCAACTACCAACCCTGCCACTTCCAATCTTTGGACGTTGGGCTTAACTGAGGAGCCGGTTGATCTGTATCCCTACAGTTATGCCTTTCGTGGCGCAGCCCCATTGATTGAATTGCTTTACCCTGCGCCTTTGACTGTGGTTGCTGAGGCTTATACCACAACTGGCGTTTTGGAGCGTGTGCCATCATTCGAAAATGGTGATGTGCAATATATTACAACCACGGTTAATCTTGATGCGAATGGCGTAATTACCACCACGCAAACTGAAACCATTACCAGCGTGCGCCAGTTGACCGTAACCTATCGCTGGAATAAAAATCTGCAATGGGAAGATGGTCAGCCATTGACTGCTGCCGATTCAGTTTTTGCTTATAATTTGTTGCGTGGCAGCGCCTCAACTGCCCAATTGGCAACTCAAAGCGACTTAACCGCCGATTATGTGGCGCTTGATCAATATACGACCCGCGCTTATTTGCCGCCCGAACGCGACGACCCAAATTATTTGATCACGGTCTGGACTCCGCTGCCAGCACATTTGTTTGAAGGCCAGCCAAGTGCCAAACAGGTTAGTGATCGGTTAGCCCAGTCGCCAGTTGGCTATGGTGCATATACGCTCAAGGCTTGGACGGCAGGCACGCAGTTGGAATTTGTGCGACGTGAAGGCCAATCGGAACAACTGCCCAGCACAATTATTGCCCGTTTATACCCTGATATTGCCATGATGCGCGACGATGTGCTGAGTGGGCGGGTCGATGTGGCTTGGACTGAAGGCTCGTTGGAGCAGTTAGCGCTTGATCTGAAAACTGATGTGCAATCTAAAACCTTGCAATTGCTCCAAGCACCCAACCCAATTTGGGAACATATCGACATGAATTTGGCGGTTGTAGCTTTGCAAGATATTCGGATGCGCCAAGCGATTGCTCATGGCTTCGACCGTGAGGCGATTAGTACAACCCTGTATGGCACGCCCAAGGCGGTTTTGCATAGTTGGTTGGCGGCTGAATCATGGGCCTTTGATCCAACAACGGTGGTCAGTTATAGCTTTGATCCTGAACTTTCACGCCAATTGCTTGATCAAATGAATTATCTTGATACCAATGGCGATGGTTTGCGCGAACGCCCTGATGGCACGCCCTTCCAATTGACATTAACCACTTCGGCCCAAACCCCGATTCGCCAACGCCTGAGCGAGCAATTTGTCAGCGATATGCAGGCAATTGGGATTGATATCAAGGTTGAAGCCTTATCGACTACTGATTTGTATAGCCAACAAGGGCCATTATTTGGGCGACGCTTTGAGCTGGCCTTGTTTGGCTGGCTGCGCAGCGTTGATCCCGATGGCGCGGTGTTGTGGAGTTGTGCTGCGATTCCTAATCAAATTAATGGCTACTCCGGCGACAATTTTACTGGTTGGTGTATGGATACCGCTGATCGGGCGATTCGTACCGCCACCAGTTCGCTTGATCCAGCGGTGCGTAAAGCTGCTTATAGCGAACAACAGCAAATTTTCACCCGCGAATTACCAGTCTTGCCTGTGATTACGCGCCAAACGACGGTGTTGCTTGCGCCGAACGTGCGGGGTGTGCAACCGCAGCCATTGGCTCCAATTACTTGGAACCTGAGTGCTTGGCAACGCTAG
- a CDS encoding 2'-5' RNA ligase family protein, whose protein sequence is MDQTDIMGLLLGILLLNLVWCSYRPQERQILWGWFLRIWPRVRPILGWFLIFIGILGVILPILQGIIFLVIGSALIGPRHRLIRRTRVAYKQFLHRLAGSSNRFLAWLGRFGISSLRTMNQQIRRFIEYRTRYQRKHRPIRLAIVPPPEVVAMLDHYRLRYDPSYRHGLPPHIVLVPSSHPNDRDAFEREVAITLSQWSGFDLTLEHLQIAPNQHRLVLLPSQGKGLVEQLQASLPQTRPIQRQPWPALTIGKLLQYSSLESAQTWVAETWQPQRWHVAELVLFEERFGRMWHEVRRFRLCASTNHAECVKIHALNDYA, encoded by the coding sequence GTGGATCAAACTGACATTATGGGCTTACTACTTGGAATTCTGCTGTTAAACCTAGTGTGGTGTAGCTACCGCCCCCAAGAACGCCAAATTCTCTGGGGGTGGTTTTTGCGTATCTGGCCACGGGTTCGACCAATATTGGGCTGGTTTTTGATTTTTATCGGCATCTTAGGTGTGATTCTGCCAATTCTTCAAGGGATTATTTTCTTGGTGATTGGCTCGGCCTTGATTGGCCCACGCCATCGGCTGATTCGGCGAACGCGGGTAGCGTATAAGCAGTTTTTGCACCGTTTGGCAGGTTCATCCAATCGATTTTTGGCTTGGCTTGGACGCTTTGGTATAAGTTCGTTGCGCACCATGAACCAGCAAATTCGGCGTTTTATTGAATACCGCACGCGCTATCAGCGTAAGCATCGGCCAATTCGTTTGGCAATTGTGCCGCCGCCGGAGGTGGTTGCAATGCTTGATCACTATCGCCTACGCTATGATCCGAGTTATCGCCATGGCTTGCCGCCGCATATTGTGCTTGTGCCAAGCAGCCATCCCAACGATCGTGATGCTTTTGAGCGAGAAGTGGCAATAACCCTAAGCCAATGGTCGGGCTTTGATCTGACACTTGAGCACTTGCAAATCGCGCCAAACCAACATCGTTTGGTGCTGCTGCCCAGCCAAGGCAAAGGCTTGGTTGAACAACTTCAAGCGAGCTTGCCGCAAACACGCCCAATCCAACGTCAGCCTTGGCCAGCCCTAACGATTGGCAAATTGTTGCAATATAGCAGCTTAGAGAGTGCCCAAACCTGGGTTGCTGAAACATGGCAACCACAACGTTGGCATGTGGCTGAATTGGTATTGTTTGAAGAACGTTTTGGCCGGATGTGGCACGAAGTACGGCGTTTTCGTTTGTGCGCTAGCACGAACCATGCGGAGTGTGTTAAGATACATGCACTTAACGATTATGCCTAA
- a CDS encoding Glu/Leu/Phe/Val dehydrogenase, translated as MIETTMATAQRQFDIAAELLALEPEVRDMLREPRRELIVHFPVKLDNGRVRTLTGYRVHHNITRGPALGGLRLQSSATLDEMQALAMWMTWSCAIVQIPYGGAKGAIVCDHRELTSGELERIIRRYVTEITPLIGAERDVIMPDLNTNEQTMAWIMDTYSMHHGYTMPSVATGKPVQVGGSQGHGQGTARGLCYTVRQAASKIGLDLAGARVVMQGSGSTGRLVLQFLAEMGCRVIAASDDNTGVVAETDAGIDVNTLIEHRVNTDGVANLAGTKPISHNELLELPCDILVLAAGQNDISGANAGRIQAKIVVELANGPITPTGDSILANKQIMVVPDILANAGGIVVSYFEWVQGLQEFFWTEREVHGELATTMERAFNEVFTVAQERFVPLRTAAYLLAVDRVVRAMAMRGIYP; from the coding sequence ATGATTGAAACCACAATGGCAACCGCCCAGCGCCAATTTGATATTGCTGCTGAATTACTGGCCTTAGAACCGGAAGTTCGCGATATGCTCCGCGAGCCACGGCGTGAGTTGATTGTGCATTTTCCGGTCAAGCTGGATAATGGGCGGGTGCGCACCTTAACTGGCTATCGTGTCCATCATAATATTACGCGTGGCCCAGCCCTAGGTGGCTTGCGTTTACAATCGTCGGCCACGCTCGATGAAATGCAAGCCTTAGCCATGTGGATGACCTGGAGTTGTGCGATTGTGCAAATTCCGTATGGCGGCGCTAAAGGCGCAATCGTGTGTGATCATCGCGAATTGACCAGCGGCGAACTCGAGCGGATTATTCGGCGCTATGTGACCGAAATTACCCCGCTGATTGGCGCTGAACGCGATGTGATCATGCCTGACCTTAACACCAATGAGCAAACCATGGCTTGGATTATGGATACCTATTCGATGCATCATGGCTATACGATGCCATCGGTGGCAACAGGCAAGCCAGTTCAGGTCGGTGGTTCGCAAGGCCATGGCCAAGGAACTGCCCGTGGTTTGTGCTATACCGTGCGCCAAGCAGCCAGCAAAATTGGCCTTGATTTGGCGGGAGCACGGGTGGTCATGCAAGGCTCTGGCTCGACTGGACGTTTGGTCTTGCAATTCTTAGCTGAAATGGGCTGTCGGGTTATTGCCGCCAGCGATGATAACACTGGCGTTGTGGCTGAAACTGATGCTGGTATCGACGTTAATACTTTGATTGAGCATCGGGTTAATACCGATGGCGTAGCGAATTTGGCTGGCACAAAGCCCATTAGCCATAACGAATTGCTCGAATTGCCATGCGATATTTTGGTGCTCGCAGCAGGCCAAAATGATATTAGCGGGGCTAATGCTGGCCGAATTCAGGCCAAAATTGTGGTCGAATTAGCCAATGGCCCAATTACACCAACGGGCGATTCGATTCTGGCCAACAAGCAAATTATGGTTGTGCCCGATATCTTGGCCAATGCAGGCGGGATTGTGGTTTCGTACTTCGAATGGGTACAGGGCTTGCAAGAGTTTTTCTGGACTGAACGCGAAGTTCATGGCGAATTAGCCACGACTATGGAACGGGCCTTTAACGAGGTCTTTACCGTCGCCCAAGAACGCTTTGTGCCATTACGCACGGCGGCCTATTTGCTAGCAGTTGATCGGGTTGTGCGGGCGATGGCCATGCGTGGGATTTATCCGTAG
- a CDS encoding segregation/condensation protein A: protein MPLATHHPYNLQLPEFAGPLDLLLRLIEREELAITAISLAAVADQYLAHVRAMPDPDPLTVADFLALAAQLLLIKSRALLPRREPPPAPPEEDVAEQLAQRLREYQQFKQAATQLREWESAGLRVWERIALPPQPDLPAPQIAAHTLSALVNALSRRLSLIERETPPIAIPKAKVITIAEMAELIGERLQRQRYVAFDDLLSLATTRSEVIVALWTVLELVKREIIAVEQDDLFELINLSRGERFGERLTEH from the coding sequence ATGCCCTTAGCAACCCATCACCCTTATAATTTGCAATTGCCCGAATTTGCTGGCCCCTTGGATTTATTATTACGCTTGATTGAGCGTGAGGAATTGGCGATCACGGCAATTTCGTTGGCGGCGGTCGCTGATCAATATTTGGCTCATGTACGAGCCATGCCCGACCCCGACCCGCTGACGGTAGCCGATTTTCTGGCCTTGGCAGCGCAATTATTGTTGATTAAATCGCGGGCATTATTGCCTCGTCGTGAGCCACCGCCCGCTCCACCTGAGGAAGATGTGGCTGAGCAACTGGCCCAACGCCTGCGCGAATATCAACAATTTAAACAAGCTGCAACTCAGTTGCGCGAATGGGAAAGCGCTGGCTTGCGGGTGTGGGAGCGGATTGCCCTGCCGCCACAGCCCGATTTACCAGCACCCCAAATCGCAGCCCATACATTAAGTGCTTTAGTTAATGCCTTATCGCGGCGTTTGAGCCTGATCGAGCGTGAAACCCCACCAATTGCTATCCCCAAAGCTAAAGTTATTACAATTGCCGAAATGGCCGAGTTGATTGGCGAACGTTTGCAGCGCCAACGCTATGTGGCCTTCGACGATTTGCTGAGCCTCGCGACCACCCGTAGCGAAGTGATTGTCGCCCTTTGGACGGTTTTAGAGCTGGTCAAGCGCGAAATCATTGCTGTTGAGCAAGATGATTTGTTTGAATTGATCAATCTCTCACGCGGGGAGCGCTTCGGCGAAAGGCTGACTGAACATTAA